In the Suncus etruscus isolate mSunEtr1 chromosome 17, mSunEtr1.pri.cur, whole genome shotgun sequence genome, AGGAGCAGCAGGGCTGCAAAGGAAGGTCACTGCATGGGGACGGTGATGGTCCCATGTCTGGCTCGTGTGGAGCCACCACTCTGGGGCCACTTTTCCTGGATTGGTTCTgggcctctctgtctctctggggAACAGATCTGGTGTTGCTTTAGTCATCATGCAGGAGTCCTTCCAGACTACACTCTAATAATGACTAGGGTGAGGATAGTGCCTACCTTAGGCAGGTTGGGGGGCTGTCCCAGGAGCGGGGTGCCAGCAGATCAGGTTGGGGGCCCGGGTCCCCATGGAGTCTCAAGGAGAATGGAAGGAGGTGCGGACCCCAGACATGGGTCTCTGCCAGCTCAAAATCAGCAGggtgggtggggccggagagatagcatggaggtaaggcatttgccttgcatgcagaaggacagtggttcgaatcccaacatcccatatggtcccccgagcctgccaggagctatttctgaacgtagagccgggagtaacccctgagtgctgccaggtgtgacccaaaaaccaaaaaaataaaataaaatcagcaggGTGGCCAGCCCAGCCTGGGACTGTGGCTCAGCTTGGAGCTAAGGGTCTCATCCCGGAATGAGAATCTCGGACCGAAGCTGAGGTTCCAGCCCATCTCCTGCAGGCTGAAGCGTTCGGGATTGAGGGTTCGGTTCTGCACAAATGAGTCCCAGAAGACACGGGGGGCCCAGGTCCAGCTGATGCGGCAACTTGGTTTCGATGTCTCTGAGGAAGAGGTGACAGCACCAGCCCCAGCTGCCTGCCAGCTTCTGCGGGAACAAGGCCTGCGGCCACACCTGCTTGTCCATGAAGGTCAGTTAGTTCTGGGAGCTACAGGTTGTCAGCTGGGCCAGGATCTGCACTTACCTGGACCCCACTTCTGCGGGATCACGTTATATGCTGACAGCTAACTTGCTGACCCTAAAGGGGATGTGGCCACCTCCAACCTTCAATGCTCTGAGGTCCCTAAATCAGGTTTTAGAAGACTCTTGGAGGAAAACTGTGGTGTGTTCCCCAAGTAAGTTTGACCCTTATCTCCTGTAACCCCCAGCACCTCTGATGGCTCTGGGTCTCCCCTGGATTTGAGTAACCTCAGGAATGCCTGAGCTCCCAGCACTGACCAGTATGGCCCCTATAAAAATGTTCTGAGCACCCTTTGTCCAGCTCTCTGGTGTGGGAGAGTCGGAGGCAGGTTGCCAAGGAAGGGGGCTCACAAGCTGGGGCTCTCTCTgcacctcctctttctctcttcccctcctcttcctcctccctccctcccttcctcttccccctcctttctctagtttctctctcccccttttcctcccccctctcctccccactgtttcttctctctccccacccctccagGCATCCGTTCCGAGTTTGATGGCATCGACACATCCAGCCCCAATTGTGTAGTGCTCGGGGATGCGGCTGAGGCCTTCTCCTTCCACAACATGAACATGGCCTTCCGGGTGCTCATGGAGCTGCCCAAGCCCAAGCTCATCGCACTGGGCACAGGGTGAGCCATGGGGGGCCAGCAGAGTGGGCAGTTCTGGACACCCGAGGCCTAGTTGGGCACAGAGGCCAGGGCGTGGCACAGAAGCAGAGCCAGGCAGGCTTAGGAAAAAGGGGGCTTGGGGGCAGATTCAGGGCCTCCTGTCCATCCTGCCCCTTGTGGcttctttgtgtttctttgaaAATTCTCGCTGCGCTGTGCCAAGGAGCAGCCTAGGGCCTTACTACTGCCAGGCAGGCCTGAGCACCTCCCTGCCCAAAGTCCTGGCTGTGCCTTCCCTCCTGGGTAGCTCTAGGGACCAAATGCCCTGCAGGGAGTCAgatgtgtacaagacaagtgccttagccCTCCCTCTGCTCTCTCTGCAGTCCAAATCTTAGCTCTTTGAGGAGGCCAGtcttaactattaaaaaaaatttggggggcaaGTTTTGGACCACACGcatagtgctcagtggttactcttggctctgcgctcaggaatcactcctggtaggctcaggggaccctatgggatgttgggaattgaacctgggtttgccgcTATAAAgtaaacacccttcctgctgtctATCGCTTTGgaccctgtcttttttttttttttttttttttggtttttggtttttggtttttggcccacacccagcggtgctcaggggttactcctggctgtctgctcagaaatagctcctggcaggcacgggggaccatatgggacactgggattcgaaccaaccacctttggtcctggatcggctgcttgcaaggcaaacgctgctgcgctatctctccgggccctggacccTGTCTTAACCCATTTATAGTTACactttttctctgttttgggaGGCTCAGGATGTCATGCTCACCAGCACTCGGCTCATCATTGAGACCACACAGGGCTAGTGTGGGGCTCCACTCACCAGTCCTTTGATTCTCTTTTTTactggtgttttttggggggggttgggtcacacccgatggtgctcaagggttatcctggttctgcactcagaaattgctcctggcaggctcaggggaccatatggaatgccaggaatcaaactggggtccgtcctgggttggccgtgtgcaaggcaaacgccctaccagctgtgctttcgctccggccccataaacttCTTTTCCCTTGAAAACTATCTTTAATATGATTCCTAGTGTTCCAGAAGCCTGGCAGTGCCTCAGGTAGATTTGTTAGGGGAGAGCAATATCAtagtggagagggtgtttgccttgcacactgccaacctggttttaatctccaacatctcatatggccctgagcctgccagtagtaacccctgagcactgactgtggACTGAAAATGTGGActgaaaaccaaccaaccaaccaaccaaacaaaaagatctgTTGGTGGGAAATTGAAAGAAGAGACTGGCGGGGTGAGGGTCCCCTCAGTTTGGGGGTCTGACTTCTGCCAGACTGGGGTGCTCATAAACCAGACAAAGGCACTGGGTCCTATCTTCATTCAGGGGCAGTGGTGGTGGCAGgactggggagggggggggcgCCCCAGGAGCAGGACAAGGACCTGGATGCTCCATCCTGCCCACCCTGGATAGTAATTTACATTCTCATCTGTTTGGCCTGAGCCTGGGAATAGCCTTTTTCATTTCTCCTGTCAGGCCTCAGTGGGAAATTAAGCTGTTTATGAGGTGGTTCTGGAGGTTAATTGGGCTGCGGGAAAGGTCAAGTGGCCTTGGAAAGAGGTGGCCGGAAGCCTCTGGCTGGTCTCCTCATCTTCCTCTGAGTGGGGCGGCAACTGCTGGCTCcattggcccggagagatagcacagcggcgtttgccttgcaagcagccgatccaggaccaaaggtggttggttcaaatcccggtgtcccaaatggtcccccgtgcctgccaggagctatttctgagcagacagccaggagtaacccctgagcaccactgggtgtgacccaaaaaacaaaaaaaaaaaaaaaaaaaaaattttaggccgggaaggtggcgctagaggtaaggtgtctgccttgcaagtgctagccaaggaacggaccgcggttcgatcccccggcgtcccatatggtccccccaagccaggggcgatttctgagcacatagccaggagtaacccctgagcgtcaaacgggtgtggcccaaaaaccaaaaaaaaacaaaaaacaaacaaacaaaaaaaaacaactgctgGCTCCATCATGCCAGTCAGAAACAAGCGCACCCCCGCCTGTGTTGGGTTGATATGGCCTTGCATTAGCCGCCCCAATATTATCAGCAGACAGGTGACCtccctgagacaggcttctctcTCCCCAGGCACAGATGGGAGTGACCCGGCTCTGTGCAGTTTCTGCAGCAGGGAGAGAGCACTGAGGCATGATTCTGCCCCTTCACCCCTGACTGAGGGAATGAGGTGCCCGGAGCCTCCCTCTGGGCATCCCTGGGAATCtttgcctggcagtgctctggcatCAGCTGGTTTGTTTGTTAACCCCAGACTCAAACCAGTGTGGAGAGTCACATCTCAGCCTGTTTGGGAGGGGAAATGTCTTAAGAGGAGACACTTCAGACTCCAGTCTGGACAGTGAGGCCTGTCTTCCGGCTAGAATCGGAGGAGGAGGTGACGTGGGGTGAGCCCTGGGACTGGGGGATCTCATAATCTCCATAGCTTTGGTGGGTGAGTCCTGGCATGGCTTGGCAGGGTCGTGCCCTAGACCTGGTGGGCACAGGACAGGTCCCCCCAAGAACAAGGACCTTCCCCTGCAGCTGACAGTGGGGACCTCTCTAACCAGCTTGGGGCCCCATGCCCAGAGTCAATTCTCAGGGGCACTGAGCTCCATGTACAGCTCACTGTCTGGCCTCACCTGCAGGCGCTACTACAAGGAGACCTCGGGGCTGATGCTGGACGTGGGGGCCTACGTGAAGGCACTCGAGGTACCCACGGGGGTGAAGCGGGAGGATGCAGGGATGTGCCAGTTGGGGCAGAGGAGCCTGTCTGCCCTGCCTTGAACCCTGCACCTCAGGGGTGCTGTCTTTcgcccttctcttccttctccacccCATCCCTGCTCTTCACCCTGCCCCCTTCTGTGGCCTTCTGGGCCCCTCTGGACTCTCCTCTGGCACCCCTGGGTTCTCACTTCAGCGGCTTTGTCTGCCTGAGTTGGGGACAGATGGCAGATGCCCACCTTGCCTCTGAGTACCCAGGAAGGGAAAGTTGGGGGGAACTGGGGTACTCTGGGCAGAGGGCCTGGAGCACCCTGTGAGACTGACCATTGTGCCATCAGGCCTTTGGGACCCCATACCACATGGGGGCTTTTCCCCTGGGCAGTCTACGAACTCCCTCCCTGCAGCCCATGTCACGTCTCCCTTCCTCCCCAGTATGCCTGCGGGATCCAGGCCCATGTGGTGGGGAAACCCTCCCCTGAGTTCTTCAAATTGGCCTTGAGAGAACTGGGGGTCGAAGCCCACCAGGTAAGTGGTCCTGGAGCAGCTTTTCGGGGTTTTGGGGTAGGGAACCCCGGAGTAGATTTGAGGGCTTAGGCAGAATGGAGAAAGGGGCCCGGAGGAGCCAGGGGACTGCGGAAGTGGGGCCCAGGTAGGACAGGGCTCAGGGAAGGGGGGCAGGGGCCAGTGGACTGGGACATAAGGGGCCGGGGTTCTAGTTTCCTGGGGCTCTGTAGGTGGGAGGGCACCATTAGTGTCTTAAATACCcttttttcggggccggagagatagcacagtggcatttgccttgcaagcagccgatccaggacctaaggtggttggttcgaatcccagcgtgcCATATGGgacgtgcctgccaggggcgatttctgagcagatagcaaggagtaacccctgagcaccgccgagtgtggcccaaaaacaaaacaaacaaacaaaaaaaacctcttttcCACCTTCCCAGAGCAGCTGCCTCGAAGTCAGCCTTAGCATCTGGCCTCCCCCTGGGGCC is a window encoding:
- the LHPP gene encoding phospholysine phosphohistidine inorganic pyrophosphate phosphatase produces the protein MAAWAEKLAGLRGVLLDISGVLYDGGEGGGTAIPGSVDAVARLKRSGLRVRFCTNESQKTRGAQVQLMRQLGFDVSEEEVTAPAPAACQLLREQGLRPHLLVHEGIRSEFDGIDTSSPNCVVLGDAAEAFSFHNMNMAFRVLMELPKPKLIALGTGRYYKETSGLMLDVGAYVKALEYACGIQAHVVGKPSPEFFKLALRELGVEAHQAIMIGDDIVGDVGGAQRCGMRALQVRTGKFRPSDEQHPEVTADGHVDNLAEAVDLLLKHATL